AGGATGATAATAATCTTCCACACTGTAATCTGATTATTACAGTATCCATTACATCTATGGGCATCCATCTATCAAGATAGTTATATATATTCATTACTAGAGCTTATATATCAAATTTTTCTGACTCTTAGCAGCTAGGAACAGTGTTAGGAACGACTATCTTATATTTGGGAGGCTGACACTTATAGGCAGGATGAATTCTTTCTCTCCTGAGACAATTTGCCTCCATAGCCTCTATCTGTCCAATCTGATGAGACCAGAGACCTTCACTTCCACAAACAatgttgatttgtttatttataactttcctCATCCAATCAGATCAAAATTCTTACATATTTTTCCTCTGTGACATAATATTTGCAGTTTAGTGGCTCTTATCAGTTTTCAATCTGACTGCATCAGCCATCTGATACTAGCAACCCTAAGTCAAACTTGTTTACAGTTCCTTCTAGGTTTCACATCTGGAACTAGAATGTGTCTATGCTCAAAGCATAATGCTATCTAGTACACAAGCATTcctacttcatagaatcatagagttggaagagacctcatgggccttccagtccaaccccctgccaagaagcaggaatattgcattcaaagcacccttgacagatggcaatccagcctctgtttaaaagcttccaaagaagaagcctccaccacactccagggcagagagttccactgctgaacagctctcacactttgTTAACTTTATACTTTAATGGTAGTTATCGCAAAATATAATACCAAATGAGTACTCAGCGTGTAGCACCATTTTAACACCTGGTGaaacttaaaaaagaaaataactcacTGAATACATCTATTCTTGTATACCTCTTTGAAAAAAAGGCCACTCGTAAGCCTTAAATAACTGGAAGGGAGCAGCAGCAGGACAAAAGTACTTACTGTGCCCTTAAAGACATTAAAAATGAAACCTGAGAAATCCCAAGGGCCACAAAAACAACTCCGGGGAAGCCTGAGACCTGCGGGCCATGTTTTATCAAGATCTGAAGTAAGTGATTCTTCAAATATGTTTGAAGACATTTTTAATGAAGAATATACTTcgctataagagctgttcaagaatggaaaatggtgcACTGCAGGATGATGGGCTCTCTTTCTGCAGAGGTTTTTAGAAAGCTGTTTAGTGGCCACCTGTAAACAGTGCTTTAGTTCTGTATTTCTGCATTAAAAGTTAGACTAGATGGTTCTTGTGGCTTCTCCCAATTCTTTGATTCAAACTTTGCAATCTCTACTCATTTACCTGGGATTAAGGGCCATTGAATTCAGTGTGGACTACTTGCGAGaagacattacatatttattaaaaccaattaaactCTACACTAATAAGCAACCATCCTAAAATGAGCAACAATGGATTTGCTATCATTAAATTTGTATTATATGTATGCCCATGAAGATCTACCAAGTAGGATAGGCTGAAGACATcacttttcttttacttttatttacAAACATGCATTGATCTACTTAGCCAAGTGAACAAATGCAGGCATCAAACTTTAGGTATGGTTTTTTACAGTCAAACTAACTACAGAATTTTAGTCAATACTGAAATTGCTTGCCATAAATTGAATAGTTACATAAAATAGTAATTTTAGCAGACTTCAATGGGACTGCTTTTTAAACTAGCGGAGAAAAGAATGAACTTAGAATATCATAAACAAATATGGACATTTGCTACTTTTTGCTTCAAGATCAAAATGTTATTCAGTAGAAGGCAGCTCCTCATAAACAATGCTTacagtattaattattattaatttactgaAACTACACATGAAAGCTCAGCACACACATGGAATTGTCAAAAATTTCTTAAGTCTCAAAGAATATTTTAACTGCTTGTATAGTAGTCTTGCTTATCTaaacttcgctcatccaacattctgtattatccaactcagtctgcctcctgccaggatccacagatgtttcaatacattgcgatgttttggtgctacgttcgtaaatacagtaattactatgtaacattaccgtgtatcgaactgttttttctgtcaatttgttgtaaaacatgatgttttggtgcttaatttgtaaaatcataatgtaatttgatgtttaataggctttttcttaatccctccttattattcaacattttcacttatcaaacattctgccagcccgtttatgtcggataagcaagactctattgtagtTGCCACACTGACTGTTTACATAAACAGGTATATGCCAAAACAATTTACCTTCTGCCACACCAGAACAGTTCCTTTCCGATACATCAAGGGTTCGTTGTTGTAGTTAATGTTGAATTGTGAAAATAAAATCTCATTCTTGTCACCTGCAAGCGTTccctaaaaataatttttaaaagaggaTCATTTTATTTATAGGAAAAACATTCTTCAAATCCTGTTACATGAGGATATTACTAGTCTTGATCATTTTACTACATGCAATGAATGAATTTTACTTGCATTTGAAAATAGAAAGGAATGCACTAGGTTCTTAAACATATGCTTTGCCCATGCAAATTCAACACTGTCCCTCTTTTCTGGCATTTTGGTTTAAACACACAGTTAAGCTTTATTTGTGTATGTAGTTTTGATGATGAAGAGTTGATGTGTTTTGCTGATACTCTTCCTGTTTTGCTCTCAttacatttatttgttttaaataatGCAGGCTTTTATTAAAAATAGCTTTAGCAACTTTAAAAGATAGTGAATTGAAAATAATATCAGTTTAAtatcccttttccaaaatgcttgggaccagaactgttttggatttcatattTTGGGATACCTtatttgcacatatgtacatATGGACTATGTGGTTGCTTTAATTGCtgctttaattgtatttatatgtgattgttttatgtttaatgatttactgtttaatgtatttataacttgttatgtttatgttcaatgtggcattgaattgtgccaagctgtaaaccgctccgagttgcCCCCTTAGAatgagatagggtgggatagaaatatagtaaataaataaatacatacatatatgtgacATTTTGGAAATAGAACCCAAATCTAAATATGAAATACATTAATGTTTCAAATACCTTATATGCATAGCCTGATGGTAATATAAtggaatatttgtaataattttgtttatGAAAGACAtgttgtgtacactgaaccaccagaaagcaaatgtttcattatctcagccaccccATGGACAATTTGGGATTCTGGATTACAGAATTCTAAATAAGGAATGCCAGACCTGCAGTAACATGCTGATTGGTATGGAAATAACCAATCAGCATTTTACTGATTTACAATGAGACCTACTTTGGTCAGACACGCTTTAAGTATGAGCTTCCAAAGTTGCTCAAGAGTTTCCATTATCTCAAAGCTTTATGTACTACAGGCATCTGAAAATCTCTCTTTCCAATTTCTGTGCTACATTggacaaataaaataaagtagttgGTACTGTGTTAAGAGATCAATGCACAATATTTATAAAACTGAAAATATACTATAGACTTGTAAACACCTCTCCCTCTGTCCTCTCACAACCTTCACTAGTTAGCGACTTTCCCTCTTATTCTCTAATGCAATAtattcttccatttttaaaagctCGACATGAGCAGTGCCATGCATCAATCTTACTGCTAATCAGCCTAAGTGCAGTCTTGCCTTTAATTATTTCCTTTATCACAGCAAGAAATTAGGAATTCCTCAGAAGTGAATGGACAGAACTCCTTTCAGTCAAGTAGAGAGCAGGTATGGGGAGGATGGTCTGCATGATTTGCTCCTATTACAAGGTTGCTCAGCTTCGATCCTAGCTCAGAGGACATGAACCCCTTCTTCTGTGCCTGATGCAAAGGATAAATGAGTTACTTTGTCAGCCCATCGGTTTTCTTGTTGGGAGCAGAGTAAGGGACTTCTGTCTCCCATATACATATGGACTTCAGTTAGGTTTTTGCAGCAGGAGCAGGTTCAAATAGAGCTGTTTCTATGCTGGTTGTGTAGCAAATGGATCCTGATGGAATGGGACATGCTTTCTTCTATACATTTGGACCTTcaacctgttctgtttctgtacTGGATATACATCCTACCACAGTGAAAGGAAACCAACTGGCAAAAGGACAAAGCTTATGGTCTCCTTCCTCTGTTATTCTTATTAACCAGGGAGGAAATGAAGCCCATTCTTTTACAGCCACTACAGAAGTACAATCCATTACCACAGGAGACCTTACTTAGTAGGAGCCCTTTTCAGCTCATTTGGCTTCTGTATTGACTGCAGACACAAAAGACTCTGCAGTCAGCCTCTTCCATGGCCAACGAACTAGTCAAGTGCACTGGCAATAGAAGCATTTGGTAAGCCATTCTCCTCCACCTGCCTAATGGATTACCCAGCCTCCAAACTATTTAGTTATGtcctttttactgttttatttccttttaaaacagGTTCCTCTGGTGGATAACTTTATGTAGACTAGCAACAAGGTTATCACAATCAGATCAATCCAGATATTGCAAGTACTAAGAGGACGAATTAGGAACATTAGCATCCTTCTAGACTTGTTTAATAGACTGGTTAGCATTGTATTGTACATGTTGTGCTTGGTTCATTATATTCATAATTTTAGGGAAAACAACAGCtttgttgttatattataatagtatatgTTAAAGAACAGTACCACAGGATGACAAAGGCTACTGGCATAACACATCACTCATAGCACAATAATTCAAAGACAGAGCCATATTTGACTGGAATATCAGTATACAAAGGACTCTTGCAGCACCTTAAGAGACTTGTCACCCACAATGCAAAATCATAAcaacttgataccactttaactaccacagtgccatcctgtggaatcctggaatttgtagtttgttttaaTACTAGAGCTCTCAGAGAAAGGTCTATATCTTACAAAacttataaatcccagaattccataccaCTGATTCATGGCAATATGGTGTCAAAATGTGATGATTCTGTAGTGTTAATACAGCCTGAGAGAACAAAAATAATAGCACAAGCTTTCGTAAACTAAGTTCACTTCCTTAGATGCATAAGCATGTTGAAttaagtctacaaaagcttatgctaccaactttgttaCCTCAGCTTCAAAGGTGCTACAGGATCCCTTTGCATATTCAAAAGACAAAATACTTCTTGGGATGGGACAGTCAGAAGTGAGTAATCTACCTGTAATCTTTTTTGTGCCTCTACGGGTGTCAAGCCACTTCTCTGAACAAGACTCCAAAATACTGTATTGTACAGATTATTTATATGACCTGCCAAATGAAAAAAATTGTTAAACAACACATAGGCAAATAAATCAAACAAGCACATTTCTAAAATAGCAGTTATTGTAATAACTGGTTCATAGAAATATCAGTATATTTTGAAGCACATTACTATATTTATCAACATTTTAAATCTCAGTATCAGTAAACTACCTACATTCATTTCTACAATGTATTTATAAAGTAGATATATCTTTCAATTACATTTTTTATCTCAATTCACGGAAGGATCTCCACTGCTGTTCATTGCAGAAGAACAGTACTATGATCCAGAAGTACATCATGAGAGGGGATACACCTTTGTTAAAGCATGCTACTCCAGGGGACAGTATCATATCACACCTTACTGCAGAAATGGATACTTGGCCCTCCTTGTTTGAGTTTGATTTTGTGGAGTTGATTAAAATGAACGGAAAGACAGCTTATTTAGACTATCAGCCACATAAACCAAATATTTATCtgctggaccatatgattgttataataatggaaactGCTATATGATTGTACAgctaattttattgtttttaatctatcatgtatttatggtttgatattgttgttacagtgtgatattgcggcatcgaattgttgccagtgttagctgctctgagtcccccctcgggggttgagaagggtggggtagaaatgttgtaaataataaatattctctCAGATAAAGTGTTTATTCACATTTTTCCAGTTTCACAGATATCCTGCACCCACATGTCTCTAACCTCTATAATTATAAGGACTAAAAAATTGTGAAAGGACTCAGTATATCTTAGGTGAAAAATGAGGAGGTCCCATTTATCCAGAGTACACAAGTATCTTGATGATTATCATTTTTCACATACAAAAAACCCTCCTGATTGTGCAAAGGATGTAAAGGAATTGCTTACAATCAGCTTGCCGCCAACTGAGATAGTCCTTCAGATTCTGGTCACTAGGATACAGAACAACACGCCCATCAAATCCTGGTGGATACAAAAGAGGCTGGTCCTTAAAGTAATCTTTCCAATAGAAAACGTAGCTCGAGGCAAACTGGGAGGCCACATGAGTCATGAACTTACTtgtcaacagaaaagaagaaagagaaagttatgtgacacatatttatttatttatttgaaacagttatattctgcccttctcaccctgcagggtactcagggtggagagcaacatatatatgacaaacattgaatgccgggacataaaaccataaatatacacaaacattaaaatcagttatttCCACTtcaaaatcagttgcttaaaaaccatataAAGGCAAGGATTGGATTATAACCACCGTCAAGGATCCAGAAGGATGAAGTTACCTACCATACATTcatgaattaaaatatttttaaagtagttTTAACACAGACACACAAAAATGTGTGAAATGGAGCATATTGAGAAGGGGTAGGACTAAAATAAACCTCTAAGACTAGTTACCTTGCTCTTCTTTTAAACCAATTGCTCTTCTTTTTGAAAACAAAGCTGAATTCGTCACTTTGTCCATAAGCAATGACAATATCTTCCAGTTCTTGCATCACTGTCTGGGCACACTTGTTCATTAGCTGAAGGGCACGATCATCATTGGGCTTCTTAAAATCATGCTGTTCAGCAAAGCttcaaattattaaaaaaataagctGAATTTGTCAAATTTCCTAATTCTCAATAAGTGTTTAACTCATTTTATTATTTCAAGAAACTCCACTCTATGATATACCACTATACCATCATGATCATACCAGCTAGTCTGATTTCACAACCTTAAGTAAAGCTTGGGCTGTTTCAGCTTCACCTGAGAATACCAGGGATTTCTAGGCAGGCAGAACTAGGAAAGAATTGCTGTCTGAAACTCTGGGCTGGGTATGAAGCATACAGGACTGGGCTAGATTAACAGTAGTTCTAAGT
This genomic interval from Anolis sagrei isolate rAnoSag1 chromosome 2, rAnoSag1.mat, whole genome shotgun sequence contains the following:
- the THG1L gene encoding probable tRNA(His) guanylyltransferase isoform X3, yielding MTHVASQFASSYVFYWKDYFKDQPLLYPPGFDGRVVLYPSDQNLKDYLSWRQADCHINNLYNTVFWSLVQRSGLTPVEAQKRLQGTLAGDKNEILFSQFNINYNNEPLMYRKGTVLVWQKVNHIIRKKIQIPNESEEKEIEVTRTRSTTIPLHCDIIGDQFWDQYPEILLEDS
- the THG1L gene encoding probable tRNA(His) guanylyltransferase isoform X4, with amino-acid sequence MDKVTNSALFSKRRAIGLKEEQGFDGRVVLYPSDQNLKDYLSWRQADCHINNLYNTVFWSLVQRSGLTPVEAQKRLQGTLAGDKNEILFSQFNINYNNEPLMYRKGTVLVWQKVNHIIRKKIQIPNESEEKEIEVTRTRSTTIPLHCDIIGDQFWDQYPEILLEDS
- the THG1L gene encoding probable tRNA(His) guanylyltransferase isoform X1, whose protein sequence is MVLPPLGLARPRLARSVAAALSFGLRTSRSCGRVAMAKSKFEYVRDFEANDTCLPNCWVVVRLDGRGFHRFAEQHDFKKPNDDRALQLMNKCAQTVMQELEDIVIAYGQSDEFSFVFKKKSNWFKRRASKFMTHVASQFASSYVFYWKDYFKDQPLLYPPGFDGRVVLYPSDQNLKDYLSWRQADCHINNLYNTVFWSLVQRSGLTPVEAQKRLQGTLAGDKNEILFSQFNINYNNEPLMYRKGTVLVWQKVNHIIRKKIQIPNESEEKEIEVTRTRSTTIPLHCDIIGDQFWDQYPEILLEDS
- the THG1L gene encoding probable tRNA(His) guanylyltransferase isoform X2 codes for the protein MNKCAQTVMQELEDIVIAYGQSDEFSFVFKKKSNWFKRRASKFMTHVASQFASSYVFYWKDYFKDQPLLYPPGFDGRVVLYPSDQNLKDYLSWRQADCHINNLYNTVFWSLVQRSGLTPVEAQKRLQGTLAGDKNEILFSQFNINYNNEPLMYRKGTVLVWQKVNHIIRKKIQIPNESEEKEIEVTRTRSTTIPLHCDIIGDQFWDQYPEILLEDS